One Spinacia oleracea cultivar Varoflay chromosome 4, BTI_SOV_V1, whole genome shotgun sequence DNA segment encodes these proteins:
- the LOC110781798 gene encoding protein EARLY FLOWERING 3-like: MEMERLVKGGKSEAKIAGPLFPRLHVDDTKKIGPRAPPRNKMALYDQLSIPSQRVTNTPLSTLAPPPPPVYGGRMITGLPSSSQGVGIERVMVSPRQKSHVANHSTGRKSSTSYERVSDNTNGNPHKRSITTYSENMNSAEGQMLDVPNTFLEPCDFSQLKWRSLPNDESELRCPTFVYPQMSLGSSKNQSSSKEDKILVSASCSLEQQTTNAKKVKTTSMSHNPESERSQLVTISNGDEAEVPKVRHKDEKTLHSFPQGNEGPDKFLSTFSKIYLKPLDLNPVASNIQNHKGCKQNQTDTIKAPSHMGISKTKATIVNNASILRSELCNEFPITNVHDHHRTHSVGTDNEHDKNQTKTCPVNLDNLEEDHSQISVKDCSSRGVITPDVVVEMIGHKQFWKAREQIIHQQRVFSMQVLELHRIIKVQKMLSTGSGNVRQNEPNLIKELLPEPMQEGPLLLWNEKSRNEVSNSKIKVVDNNGIDNLPLFPLRSDTRNYGVNLGKHNTNMSMLCLPPQGNQWLLPVISPSEGLVYKPYPNLHHPPPLPPPPPPPYFPECGNEEFLNSSIGMNPSYLTPYGMSISPSTMKQKMMMTGFYDVNPRNNNVGEGKDSEKLLSTASNCTKKIEATNHHHHHHHHVLQLFPTTPTTTQDIVQPIQSCDNDRKTKVIKVIPRNPKLASESVASIIKLIQEERKALLSLGTTTTL, translated from the exons ATGGAAATGGAGAGACTTGTAAAGGGAGGAAAATCTGAGGCTAAGATTGCAGGACCTCTGTTTCCAAGGCTTCATGTTGATGACACAAAGAAAATAGGGCCAAGGGCACCTCCTAGAAACAAAATGGCTCTTTACGATCAACTATCCATCCCTTCTCAACGGGTTACCAATACACCATTGTCGACATTAGCTCCTCCTCCGCCGCCTGTCTATGGTGGTCGCATGATAACGGGTTTGCCTTCTTCAAGCCAA GGTGTTGGCATAGAAAGAGTTATGGTTTCCCCTAGGCAGAAATCTCATGTGGCGAATCATTCAACTGGTAGAAAAAGTTCAACTTCTTATGAAAGAGTTTCAGACAATACAAATGGAAATCCTCACAAGAGATCGATAACAACATATAGTGAGAATATGAATAGTGCAGAAGGCCAAATGTTGGATGTCCCAAATACATTTCTTGAACCATGCGacttttcacaattaaaatggCGTTCTCTACCGAATGACGAGTCCGAACTTAGATGTCCAACCTTTGTCTATCCACAAATGAGTTTGGGTTCTAGTAAAAACCAATCCAGTTCAAAGGAGGACAAAATTCTGGTTAGTGCAAGTTGTTCCTTAGAACAACAAACAACTAATGCAAAGAAAGTAAAGACAACATCCATGTCTCATAATCCAGAATCTGAGAGATCACAATTAGTCACAATATCGAATGGAGATGAAGCAGAGGTGCCTAAAGTAAGGCACAAAGACGAGAAGACACTGCATAGTTTCCCTCAAGGTAACGAGGGGCCTGATAAATTCTTAAGTacattttcaaaaatatatttGAAGCCCTTAGACCTTAACCCTGTTGCCTCAAATATTCAAAACCATAAAGGTTGTAAGCAAAATCAAACAGACACCATTAAAGCTCCAAGTCATATGGGTATATCCAAGACTAAGGCCACCATAGTTAACAATGCTTCGATACTAAGAAGTGAATTATGTAATGAATTTCCCATTACTAATGTTCATGATCATCACCGAACACATAGTGTTGGAACTGATAATGAACACGACAAAAATCAAACTAAGACTTGTCCTGTTAATCTTGACAATTTGGAAGAAGATCATTCACAGATTTCAGTCAAGGATTGTTCATCGCGTGGAGTCATTACCCCAGATGTTGTCGTAGAGATGATAGGTCACAAACAATTTTGGAAAGCAAGGGAACAAATTATTCA CCAACAAAGAGTTTTCTCGATGCAAGTGCTGGAGTTGCATAGAATTATTAAG GTGCAAAAAATGTTGTCTACTGGTTCCGGAAATGTACGGCAAAATGAGCCTAATTTAATCAAGGAATTGTTACCCGAGCCTATGCAAGAAGGTCCATTATTATTATGGAATGAAAAATCGAGAAATGAAGTATCGAATTCGAAGATAAAAGTTGTTGATAATAATGGTATTGATAACCTACCTCTATTCCCCCTAAGGTCCGACACAAGAAATTATGGAGTTAATTTGGGAAAACATAATACAAATATGTCTATGTTATGCCTTCCGCCACAAGGAAATCAATGGTTACTTCCAGTGATATCCCCTTCAGAAGGACTTGTCTACAAGCCTTACCCTAATCTTCACCATCCTCCTCCTctccctcctcctcctcctcctccttacTTCCCAGAATGTGGGAACGAGGAGTTTCTAAACTCGTCTATTGGTATGAatccctcatacttaacaccaTATGGAATGTCCATCTCCCCATCAACTATGAAGCAGAAGATGATGATGACAGGGTTCTATGATGTAAACCCTAGAAATAACAACGTTGGAGAAGGGAAAGACAGTGAAAAGCTCCTAAGTACAGCAAGTAATTGTACTAAGAAGATTGAAGCTacaaatcatcatcatcatcatcatcatcatgttcttcaattATTTCCAACTACTCCTACTACCACTCAAGATATCGTCCAACCTATACAGAGTTGTGATAATGATAGGAAAACGAAGGTGATTAAGGTTATACCTCGTAATCCTAAATTAGCAAGTGAATCTGTTGCCAGTATAATCAAATTAATACAAGAAGAACGAAAGGCATTGCTGTCATTAGGTACCACTACCACACTCTAA